A window of Desulfurobacteriaceae bacterium genomic DNA:
AAGCTTGCATTCCTCCAGTAGAAACTAAAACCAATTCTGCTCCATAAGCCTGCAATATTTTACGGCGTTCTATGCTCATCCCTTCTGGCATAACTATAATAATTCTATAACCTTTTGCTGCACAAACAAGAGCAAGACCTATTCCAGTATTTCCACTTGTTGCCTCTATAACAGCTTTATCTTTTGTTAATTCTCCGTTCTTTTCTCCTTCCTCTATAATAGCAAGAGCAACCCTATCTTTTATAGAACCTCCTGGGTTGAACATCTCAAGCTTTAAAAAGATCTCTATCCCTTCTACTTCCACTCTTAAAAGAGGAGTATTTCCTATTGTTTCAAGAATAGATCTTGATAATGTCACCATCCTTTATCTCCCCTAAAATCAATATTTCTTTCCCTCTCTTTTTTATCTTTCCCTTCACTCTACTTAAAAGCGTATCTTTGAACACAACAAAACCACCTATGTGTTTTGCTCCTTTTCTAAAATGAAAATCGGTAAGTAAGAACTCCTCCTTCCATTTATCGTACAAGCTTTCGGGAATTCCTCTAACAACTTCACCATTTATAACAAACCTATAGATAGAGTTCTCTAAAGCTTTCCTAAGCCACTTAAGCTTTGAAGTTCTTGTAAAGTTTCTTCTTACAGCTTCTTCAAGAGAAATTTCTTCCGTTAAGTATTCACAAACTATTTTTATTATGTCATTTATCCTATCTGGAACAAGTTTTATACTTCCTTTGTAGGTAATTCTTCTATGCTTAGCATTTTCAAGCACCCTTTTTGTCCAGCCGTCCATTCTTTCGCCGCTATCAACAATACCACCGACAACAATTACCGTATTAGCATCAACTTCTTCGTGAGTAAATTCCTTATCTCCATAAGGGTCAAGAACAATTACATTATCACTTTCAATGTCTTCCAAAACTTGAAAAGGAACGAAAGGATGAAAGAATTTCCCCACATCTTCTTTTGCCCTTTCTTTACAAGAAGTAAGAACAAAGTTTTCAGGTGTAAAGTAATCCTTTACAATACCAAAAGAAATCTCTATCTGATTAAAAAGACTCTTTTTCTCTTTTTCGGAAAGCTTTTCGTATAAGGAAAAATCTACCGCAATAGTTGGATACCGAAAGTTTATATCGCTAAAGTCTATAACACTTTTACCTTTCCTTATTATCCCTGAGTCTGGAGCTTCTTTCCCTAAAAGTCCAAGCAAAGAAACTCCACACTGCTCGTCCAGAACTGTTCCGGGCTTTATAGTTTCTCCAAAGGAAGAAGGTGTAATGAAAGAGAGATCTCCTTTTACAAGTTTATAAGCAACACGGTTAAAAATGTCTCCTCGAGTAGGACGAAAGAGTATTTTCGGTTTCTTAAAACCTTCCTCTTTTATCCTCTCTGCAACAAGAACTTTTGGCTTTTTAAACTTCATCTTCTATCCTTTGGTTTCAAAAGTTGTTCCTATAAAATTAAGAACAAATTAGGAAACGGGGTAGGTAAGATGAAAAAAGGAATAGCGGAAGTTCCGGGTATTTATTGCGGAGTAGGTTTTGGAGGAATAAAGAAAACCGAAAAAAAGCTCGAAAGACCTGATGTTCTTGTTATTTCCACCGAGAAACCTTGTGAATTTGCAGCAGTTTTTACTCAGAACGATGTTCAAGCAGCACCAATAAAGTTTTCAAAATCTATAAAGGGAAAAATCTTCGGTATTGTTGCTAACAGCGGAAATGCTAACGCTTGCACAGGAGAAAGAGGTCTTAAGGACGCTAAAGAAATGGCAAATTTCACTTTGAAACTGTTAGGAAAAGATGGAAACTTCTTGGTAGCTTCCACAGGAGTAATTGGTGAACCCCTTCCAATGGATAGAGTGAAAAAAGGAATAGAAGAAGCGGTAAACAATCTTGGAAAGGCTAAAGGGGAAGAACCTGCAAAAGCAATAATGACAACAGATACCTTTCCCAAAGTAGCCTTTTTTGAGGGAAAAGGCTTTGTCATTGGTGGTATAGCAAAAGGAGCGGGAATGATAGACCCTTCTATGGCAACCATGCTCTCTTTCGTAGCTACAGATCTAAAAGTGTCAAAGGAGTTTTTAGATAAAGCACTTAAAGAAGCTGTTGATGTTTCGTTTAACGCAATTACTGTTGATGGAGATATGAGCACCAACGATTGCGTCTTTTTAATCTCTACTGAAAAGTCTTCAAAAGAGTTTGATGAAAAAGTCTTTGAAGAATTCAAAGGAGGGCTCACTAAGGTTTTAAAAGATTTAGCCTACCAAATAGTCAAAGATGGAGAAGGAGCAACAAAAATTGCAAAAATAGTTGTAGAGGGAGCACAGAGTCGCGAGCAGGCAAGAAAGGTTGCAAGAAAAATAGCACTTTCCCCTCTTGTTAAAACAGCACTTTTTGGAAACGACCCTAACTGGGGAAGAATAATTGCTGCAGCTGGAGCTGCAAAGGCTGGAATAGTAGAAGAAAAAACAGAACTTTTTATCGGTGATTTCCTTCTATTCAAAGGAGGAAGAACTGAATTTGTTGAAGAAGAGGTATTTAAATATCTAAAAGAAAACGATGAAATATTTATTAGACTTAATCTTAATCTTGGAAACGAAAGCTTCGAATATTTAACTTGTGACTTAAGCTATGACTATGTAAAAATCAACGCTGAGTATAGAACTTAAAAGGGGCGTAAAGCCCCTTTCTTTATTCAGAAAGAATTTCTTCAATCGTAATAACAGTTCCAACTTTTCCGACAATGTCAGGTCCTGGTTTAAGAGTTTTCTTTCCGGGTCTCCAGTTTGCAGGACAAGCTTCATCTGGATTTTCATAAACGTGCTTCCAAGCTTGGAGCTGTCTTATAAGCTCGTGAACGTTT
This region includes:
- a CDS encoding pyridoxal-phosphate dependent enzyme, encoding MVTLSRSILETIGNTPLLRVEVEGIEIFLKLEMFNPGGSIKDRVALAIIEEGEKNGELTKDKAVIEATSGNTGIGLALVCAAKGYRIIIVMPEGMSIERRKILQAYGAELVLVSTGGMQA
- a CDS encoding tRNA (guanine-N1)-methyltransferase; this encodes MKFKKPKVLVAERIKEEGFKKPKILFRPTRGDIFNRVAYKLVKGDLSFITPSSFGETIKPGTVLDEQCGVSLLGLLGKEAPDSGIIRKGKSVIDFSDINFRYPTIAVDFSLYEKLSEKEKKSLFNQIEISFGIVKDYFTPENFVLTSCKERAKEDVGKFFHPFVPFQVLEDIESDNVIVLDPYGDKEFTHEEVDANTVIVVGGIVDSGERMDGWTKRVLENAKHRRITYKGSIKLVPDRINDIIKIVCEYLTEEISLEEAVRRNFTRTSKLKWLRKALENSIYRFVINGEVVRGIPESLYDKWKEEFLLTDFHFRKGAKHIGGFVVFKDTLLSRVKGKIKKRGKEILILGEIKDGDIIKIYS
- the argJ gene encoding bifunctional glutamate N-acetyltransferase/amino-acid acetyltransferase ArgJ: MKKGIAEVPGIYCGVGFGGIKKTEKKLERPDVLVISTEKPCEFAAVFTQNDVQAAPIKFSKSIKGKIFGIVANSGNANACTGERGLKDAKEMANFTLKLLGKDGNFLVASTGVIGEPLPMDRVKKGIEEAVNNLGKAKGEEPAKAIMTTDTFPKVAFFEGKGFVIGGIAKGAGMIDPSMATMLSFVATDLKVSKEFLDKALKEAVDVSFNAITVDGDMSTNDCVFLISTEKSSKEFDEKVFEEFKGGLTKVLKDLAYQIVKDGEGATKIAKIVVEGAQSREQARKVARKIALSPLVKTALFGNDPNWGRIIAAAGAAKAGIVEEKTELFIGDFLLFKGGRTEFVEEEVFKYLKENDEIFIRLNLNLGNESFEYLTCDLSYDYVKINAEYRT